The following nucleotide sequence is from Pseudomonadota bacterium.
CTTCAAAACCTCTTCCTGTTTTTCTGGAACCATAGCCTTTATTGCCGGGTCTTCAATGTATTTTTCTATTAGATGTGCAGCCAGATCGTATGCCCTCTTCTTCATAAGCTCAAACTCGGATACAAATATTTCCGGAATGTACCTTCTCACAAGATGTTCCATTTCCTCATCAGATATAAATGTTATCCTGCCCTCGTCATACTGCTTGATTATCCATTTATTAACCCTGGCTATACCGGGATGAGCCTTTTCAATCCTGTCTTTTCCTACCAATGCAAAATGAGAGTTTATCCAGTGTGCAATCCCTGCAAGACCAGATTTATCGGTAATGTTAACAGCGACTGGCCTGTTAAGAATCCTTTTTGTATCAAAAGAGGTATAGATTTCTTCATTTTTCAATACACCATCTATGTGGACACCTGCTGATGTTGCATTGAAATCCAATCCTACTAAAGGTTGATTTCTCGGTATATGTAAACCAATTTCCTTCTCAAAATAGTTTCTTATTTCCGTAATCACCCTTGTGTCTATCCCATTCTCATCGCCTGTGAGAGAGATATACTCCATTATCAATCCTTCTATTGCGGCATTTCCTGTTCTTTCTCCGATACCGAGGAGCGTTCCGTTCACATAGGTACAACCGTAAAGCCATGCACTTACACTGTTAATGATTACTTTATGAAAATCGTTATGTCCATGCCATTCAAGGTGTTCAGAAGGGACGCCTGCATCATCTATCATTGCCCTTATTATCTTCCCTATAGACCTTGGAAGGGCTGCGCCAGGATAAGTAATGCCTACGCCCAAAGTATCACATAGTCTAATCTTTATAGGTATTTTAGCATCCTCTGAAATATTCATAAGGGCCTGTGCAAAAGGAACACAGAACCCATATATATCCGCCCTTGTGATATCTTCAAAATGGCATCTTGGGACGATGTTGTTTTCAAGTGCATTTTCAACAATCCTTATATAATCTTTAAATACCTGTGACCTTGTTTTTTTCAGTTTTAAAAAAATATGGTAGTCTGAAACACTCGTAAGGATACCTGTTTCGTTTAAATTCAGATCCTTTACAAGCTGTAAATCTTCTTTATTAGCCCTTATCCAGCTTGTGATTTCAGGATAGCGATAACCCTTCTCGAGGCATTTTTCTACCGCCTCCCTGTCCTTACCTGTGTAAATGAAAAATTCACATTGTTTCACTACACCATTCGGACCACCAAGCCTGTGCAAAAACTCATAAAGGTCCTCAATCTGCTGAACTGTGAAAGGCGGTCTCGATTGTTGACCATCTCTAAAGGTTGTGTCCGTGATATATATTTCATCAGGAGGGTCTATTAATTCTATCTTGTGGTCAAATTTCACCTTTGATATCTCTACATATGGAAAAATATCTCGAAAAAGCTCCGGGGTCTCCACATCAATCAACGGATACTTTGTGTTCTTTATAATGTTTTTGAATATAAAACCCTTCTTTTTCTTCAAATTACCCTCCTATCTCTAACAAGTAAGGAGTAGGAAGCAAGGAGT
It contains:
- a CDS encoding histone-lysine N-methyltransferase: MKKKKGFIFKNIIKNTKYPLIDVETPELFRDIFPYVEISKVKFDHKIELIDPPDEIYITDTTFRDGQQSRPPFTVQQIEDLYEFLHRLGGPNGVVKQCEFFIYTGKDREAVEKCLEKGYRYPEITSWIRANKEDLQLVKDLNLNETGILTSVSDYHIFLKLKKTRSQVFKDYIRIVENALENNIVPRCHFEDITRADIYGFCVPFAQALMNISEDAKIPIKIRLCDTLGVGITYPGAALPRSIGKIIRAMIDDAGVPSEHLEWHGHNDFHKVIINSVSAWLYGCTYVNGTLLGIGERTGNAAIEGLIMEYISLTGDENGIDTRVITEIRNYFEKEIGLHIPRNQPLVGLDFNATSAGVHIDGVLKNEEIYTSFDTKRILNRPVAVNITDKSGLAGIAHWINSHFALVGKDRIEKAHPGIARVNKWIIKQYDEGRITFISDEEMEHLVRRYIPEIFVSEFELMKKRAYDLAAHLIEKYIEDPAIKAMVPEKQEEVLKNIVGEYPYIQFAYIVNSEGIKITKNITQVVDRAKYYKIGLHEDFSDRDWFINPMKTGKISVTSLYSSRITGALCVTVSGPIRDEVGDILGVLGLDIRFEDLTKAGE